The following coding sequences lie in one Lentimicrobium sp. L6 genomic window:
- a CDS encoding FKBP-type peptidyl-prolyl cis-trans isomerase has translation MKLKLIQAILVLAVAALIMTSCDNSHPGFKKNENGVYYQVISHDDNAKAVTADSGMFYRLTMSYGSLDSLIFDAKEANETFDLPVTEPLYKGDINEGLSLLANGDSAIFIIKADSFFLKTARTPEVPEMFKENNDLYFWVNIEDIVSAEELEAKRQEELEQRKGLELADLALYLSKNYPDAQPTETGMFIIKNKKGNGKIPKDGDILSFDFSVSLINGEVLYDSKQAGRPMEAEKGKPFDTEGFSEGLNSLKVGDEAVFVVPSKLAFKEQGRPGIIQPYTSLVYGVTLNSVKTKAEHEKEVAAQKAKAEAETAQLQSQEAETIAKYIKENNVTVAPTASGLYFIETAEGTGEQATSGDKVKVHYHGTLLDGTKFDSSYDRDSPFEFTLDRGQVIKGWDEAIAMMKVGGKATIIVPSNIAYGARARGGVIHAYAPLKFDVELLEVTKVE, from the coding sequence ATGAAATTAAAACTAATTCAAGCCATATTAGTATTGGCTGTAGCTGCCTTAATCATGACTTCTTGCGATAATAGTCATCCAGGCTTTAAGAAAAATGAAAATGGGGTTTATTATCAAGTCATTTCTCATGATGATAATGCGAAAGCAGTGACTGCTGATAGTGGTATGTTCTATAGGTTAACCATGAGCTATGGTTCTTTAGATTCATTAATATTTGATGCTAAGGAAGCTAACGAAACATTCGACTTACCTGTAACTGAACCTTTATATAAAGGTGATATTAATGAAGGTTTGTCTTTATTAGCCAATGGTGATAGTGCCATTTTTATTATTAAAGCTGATTCGTTCTTTCTTAAAACTGCTAGAACCCCTGAGGTTCCAGAGATGTTTAAAGAAAATAATGATTTGTATTTCTGGGTAAATATTGAAGATATTGTTTCTGCCGAAGAATTAGAAGCTAAAAGGCAAGAAGAATTAGAACAAAGGAAAGGTCTTGAATTGGCTGATTTAGCCTTATATTTAAGTAAAAACTATCCCGATGCCCAACCTACTGAGACTGGAATGTTTATTATAAAAAACAAAAAAGGAAATGGTAAAATACCTAAGGATGGTGATATCTTGAGTTTCGATTTTAGTGTTTCTTTAATCAATGGTGAGGTTTTATATGATTCTAAACAAGCTGGTCGCCCTATGGAAGCTGAAAAAGGTAAGCCGTTTGATACTGAAGGTTTTTCTGAAGGTTTAAATTCACTTAAAGTAGGTGATGAAGCTGTTTTTGTAGTTCCTAGTAAATTGGCGTTTAAAGAACAAGGGCGTCCTGGTATCATCCAGCCCTATACTTCTTTAGTTTATGGTGTGACTTTAAATAGTGTGAAGACTAAAGCGGAACATGAAAAGGAAGTGGCTGCTCAAAAGGCAAAAGCTGAAGCCGAAACTGCACAACTTCAAAGTCAAGAAGCGGAAACTATAGCTAAGTATATTAAAGAAAATAATGTAACTGTAGCTCCTACAGCTAGTGGTTTATATTTTATAGAAACAGCAGAAGGTACTGGTGAACAAGCTACTTCTGGTGATAAAGTTAAGGTTCATTATCATGGTACTTTATTAGATGGAACTAAATTTGATAGCTCTTATGATAGAGATAGTCCATTTGAATTTACTTTAGATAGAGGACAAGTCATTAAAGGTTGGGATGAAGCCATTGCTATGATGAAAGTAGGTGGTAAAGCAACTATCATTGTTCCTTCTAATATTGCTTATGGTGCTAGAGCTCGTGGTGGTGTTATTCATGCTTATGCTCCTCTAAAATTTGATGTGGAATTATTGGAAGTAACTAAGGTTGAATAG
- a CDS encoding prolyl oligopeptidase family serine peptidase, which translates to MNLRYCLFLIFSLFVLNLSAQNNTELRIENFIVTNPVEVNLPLFADVESIDGKTFEEADLIKYKYLENINFRPEAGDELEWSNFQFLRWNKKVIREVSIKLKPLNKPLQIAYACFYIENTEWTNLEMNFNSGQMMEVFIDGELIKGKYSSEKENDEKEFKVIKDLEANNHVVMIKMLYNSKENEEWTLNCNIIAKNTLNNINLVSSDQADFYMDIDHLMNGIDIQEAKIAPSGDYYFVKYKIQDGKSESQIITDVRKVADNQSVQLFYGSEVSALQWSPKGSKLSYITKMGQKSWIWEYNFEDGKKYPLATDLSEISYFQWSPNGEFLVLTIMEKPKKDNSGLKQLQGMPDHWPWYRMRSNIYLLDILSGIKTPLTHGYQSNQLQDISPNGRFILFAQNMYDETERPYSKQVMMQYDRRTQKLDTLWNKFGSGNVSYSPNGTQLLITAGPAFFGDLGVNLSESNIPNDYDNQAYIYTLKDKSVEAISRGFNPNILGSNWNASDPDHIYFNVSDRTYMNMYRYSILDKSYDLLTLNCDVVNSTSLAKDKPSLLYYGSSISTPKQLFLYDIVLAKNTLLEYPEQHFFEDIVFGENEDWNFTNAEGVEIEGRIYYPPNFDKDDKYPLIVYYYGGTSPVERNFRGRYPKNLFAANGYIVYVLQPSGATGYGQDFSAMHVNNWGQTVAAEIIKGSKEVCRSHTFIDSTKVGCMGASYGGFMTMYLSTQTDFFAAHISHAGISSISSYWGEGYWGYLYSQVASANNFPWNNKELYVEQSPLFHADKVSSPILLLHGNNDTNVPPGESRQFYTALKLLKKDVELIEIDKQDHHIKDYQKRILWQKTILAYFDKNLKKQSDWWYHLYPKKKY; encoded by the coding sequence ATGAATCTGAGATACTGTTTATTCTTGATTTTCTCTTTATTCGTGTTGAACTTAAGTGCTCAAAATAACACTGAATTAAGAATTGAAAATTTTATTGTCACTAATCCTGTTGAAGTGAATCTTCCTTTGTTTGCCGATGTAGAAAGTATTGATGGGAAAACTTTTGAGGAGGCTGATCTTATAAAATATAAGTATTTAGAGAATATTAATTTTAGACCTGAAGCTGGAGACGAGTTAGAATGGTCAAATTTTCAATTCCTGAGATGGAATAAGAAAGTTATCAGAGAGGTTTCCATAAAGCTAAAACCTCTTAATAAGCCTTTACAAATAGCTTATGCTTGCTTTTATATTGAAAATACTGAATGGACCAACTTGGAAATGAATTTCAATTCTGGCCAAATGATGGAGGTTTTTATTGATGGCGAATTGATAAAAGGAAAATATAGCTCTGAAAAAGAAAACGATGAGAAAGAATTTAAAGTGATTAAGGATTTAGAAGCGAATAATCATGTAGTGATGATTAAAATGCTCTATAATTCGAAAGAAAATGAGGAGTGGACTCTAAACTGTAATATAATTGCCAAAAACACGCTCAACAATATTAATTTAGTATCTTCTGATCAAGCTGATTTCTATATGGATATTGATCATTTAATGAATGGAATAGATATTCAAGAGGCAAAAATAGCTCCATCTGGTGATTATTATTTTGTGAAATATAAGATTCAAGATGGTAAATCTGAATCTCAAATAATTACTGATGTGAGAAAAGTGGCTGATAATCAAAGTGTACAATTATTTTATGGAAGTGAGGTTTCTGCTTTACAATGGTCTCCAAAAGGGAGCAAATTAAGTTATATCACCAAAATGGGCCAGAAAAGCTGGATTTGGGAATATAACTTTGAGGATGGTAAAAAGTATCCATTGGCTACCGATTTATCAGAAATAAGCTATTTTCAATGGTCGCCTAATGGTGAGTTCCTTGTGTTGACGATTATGGAAAAGCCTAAAAAGGATAATAGCGGTTTAAAGCAATTACAAGGCATGCCCGATCATTGGCCTTGGTATAGAATGCGGTCTAATATCTATTTATTAGATATTTTATCAGGCATCAAAACACCATTAACTCATGGTTATCAATCTAATCAATTACAGGATATTAGTCCCAATGGCCGATTTATACTATTTGCCCAAAATATGTATGATGAAACGGAGCGTCCTTATAGTAAACAAGTGATGATGCAATACGACAGAAGGACTCAAAAACTTGATACTTTGTGGAATAAATTTGGCAGCGGAAATGTAAGCTATTCTCCTAATGGTACTCAATTACTTATCACTGCTGGACCTGCTTTTTTTGGTGATTTAGGAGTGAATTTAAGTGAAAGTAATATCCCAAATGACTATGACAACCAAGCTTATATCTATACTTTAAAAGATAAAAGTGTAGAAGCAATTTCTCGAGGTTTTAATCCCAATATCTTAGGTTCTAATTGGAATGCATCCGACCCTGATCATATATATTTTAATGTTTCAGATAGAACTTATATGAATATGTACCGATATTCTATTCTGGATAAATCCTATGATTTATTAACCCTTAACTGTGATGTGGTGAATTCTACTAGTCTTGCAAAAGACAAGCCATCTCTCTTATATTATGGGAGTTCTATTTCAACACCCAAACAATTATTCCTCTACGATATAGTTTTAGCTAAGAATACATTACTTGAATATCCAGAGCAACATTTCTTCGAAGACATTGTTTTTGGAGAAAATGAAGATTGGAATTTTACAAATGCTGAAGGTGTTGAGATAGAAGGAAGAATATATTATCCTCCAAATTTTGATAAGGATGATAAATATCCTCTCATCGTTTATTATTATGGAGGAACCAGTCCTGTAGAAAGAAATTTTAGAGGAAGGTATCCTAAGAATCTATTTGCAGCGAATGGATATATCGTTTATGTATTGCAACCTAGTGGAGCTACTGGTTATGGTCAAGACTTTTCTGCCATGCATGTGAATAATTGGGGACAAACGGTAGCAGCAGAAATTATTAAAGGAAGCAAGGAGGTTTGTAGAAGTCATACTTTTATTGATTCTACTAAAGTAGGTTGTATGGGAGCTAGTTATGGTGGTTTCATGACCATGTATTTAAGTACACAAACTGATTTTTTTGCCGCACATATTTCCCATGCAGGAATTAGCTCAATCAGTAGTTATTGGGGCGAAGGATATTGGGGTTATTTATATAGTCAGGTAGCATCGGCCAATAACTTTCCTTGGAATAATAAGGAATTGTATGTGGAACAAAGTCCTTTGTTTCATGCTGACAAAGTAAGTTCACCTATACTATTACTTCATGGAAATAACGATACCAATGTTCCTCCTGGAGAAAGCAGACAGTTTTATACGGCATTAAAACTATTGAAAAAAGATGTTGAATTAATTGAGATAGATAAACAAGACCATCATATCAAAGATTATCAGAAGCGCATTTTATGGCAGAAGACCATTTTAGCGTATTTTGATAAAAACTTAAAAAAACAATCCGATTGGTGGTATCATTTATATCCAAAGAAGAAGTATTAG
- a CDS encoding hydroxymethylglutaryl-CoA lyase, with translation MVKIIETPRDAMQGIEEFIPTTKKIAFINALLKVGFDTLDFGSFVSPKAIPQLADTRDVVEQLEFANTKTELLAIIGNKRGAEDASQFSQIKYLGYPYSISETFLKVNINSNFEKAYHDVSEIQNICQRNQQELVVYISNAFGNIYGDDWSPEIVHEHVSKLNKIGVKIIPLSDTSGVGQEDTISNAFKAVVNEFTQIEFGAHLHTHIGNWKANVNAAFEAGCRRFDTVMNGLGGCPMTAKKLVGNLPTMDFLNYLEDRNEEHHLNMTALNEAFFLEAQTFPTR, from the coding sequence ATGGTAAAAATTATAGAAACTCCTAGGGATGCCATGCAAGGCATCGAAGAATTCATTCCAACGACGAAAAAAATTGCATTTATTAATGCATTACTCAAAGTTGGCTTTGATACTTTAGACTTTGGAAGCTTTGTGTCTCCCAAAGCCATTCCCCAATTGGCTGATACTAGAGATGTGGTTGAGCAGCTTGAATTCGCAAATACAAAAACAGAACTTCTTGCTATTATTGGTAATAAAAGAGGTGCTGAAGACGCCAGTCAATTCTCCCAAATCAAATATTTGGGCTATCCCTACTCTATTTCTGAGACTTTTTTAAAAGTAAATATCAATAGTAATTTCGAGAAAGCTTATCACGATGTCTCTGAAATACAAAATATTTGTCAGAGGAATCAACAGGAGTTGGTAGTCTATATTTCAAATGCATTTGGTAATATTTATGGAGATGACTGGTCACCAGAAATTGTTCACGAGCATGTAAGTAAACTTAATAAGATTGGCGTAAAGATTATTCCATTATCTGACACCTCTGGAGTTGGACAAGAAGATACTATTTCCAATGCATTTAAAGCAGTTGTAAATGAATTTACTCAAATAGAATTTGGAGCACATTTACATACACATATCGGAAATTGGAAAGCCAATGTAAATGCTGCTTTTGAAGCTGGCTGCAGAAGATTCGATACCGTAATGAATGGACTTGGAGGCTGCCCGATGACTGCTAAAAAGCTAGTTGGAAACTTACCTACCATGGATTTTCTGAACTATCTAGAAGATAGAAACGAAGAGCATCATTTAAATATGACCGCACTAAATGAAGCCTTTTTCTTGGAAGCTCAAACTTTTCCTACTCGCTAA
- a CDS encoding RNA methyltransferase, giving the protein MRALTLKQKEELLEQLLKSLSEHKAGLFEKIIPNRTRHLTVVLEDIFQSQNASAVLRSADCFGIQDVHIIEKRNEYTLNPDVALGSSKWLSMFKYNMPEQNNTLAAFRHLKEQGYQIVATTPHKDDVTLDKLDISKKTALVFGTEMEGLSEDAINHADVHMKIPMYGFTESFNISVSAALCMHHLSEKMRASELDWKLSEEEKIDVLVTWAKSVVKSSEQIENRLFGTV; this is encoded by the coding sequence ATGAGAGCATTAACTTTAAAGCAAAAAGAAGAGCTATTAGAGCAGTTATTAAAATCCTTAAGTGAGCATAAAGCTGGTTTATTTGAAAAAATAATTCCTAATAGAACTAGGCATCTTACTGTAGTATTGGAAGATATATTTCAATCCCAAAATGCAAGTGCTGTATTGCGCTCTGCCGATTGTTTTGGAATCCAAGATGTGCATATCATTGAAAAGAGAAATGAATATACCTTAAACCCAGATGTGGCTTTAGGAAGTAGTAAGTGGTTGAGCATGTTTAAATATAATATGCCTGAACAAAATAATACCCTAGCTGCTTTTAGGCATTTAAAAGAACAGGGGTACCAAATTGTTGCAACCACGCCGCATAAAGATGATGTAACACTAGATAAATTAGACATCTCAAAAAAGACTGCATTAGTCTTTGGAACTGAAATGGAAGGTTTATCAGAGGATGCCATTAATCATGCCGATGTGCATATGAAAATACCCATGTATGGTTTTACAGAAAGCTTTAATATTTCTGTTTCTGCTGCACTTTGCATGCATCATTTGAGTGAGAAGATGAGAGCTTCCGAATTAGATTGGAAACTTTCTGAAGAAGAAAAAATAGATGTATTAGTAACTTGGGCAAAATCGGTAGTGAAGAGTTCTGAACAAATTGAAAATAGATTGTTTGGGACTGTATAA
- a CDS encoding prohibitin family protein produces the protein MQQQQPELNLKKIIPIAVIVFSVILVIALWSRMTVSIESGEGGVEFRFFTGVNTDVTYGEGFHFINPLNKMFIYDVRQQEVSEKMSVLSSNGLEISLDISMWYQPVHEKLSELHQEKGQGYLNSIVRPSIRSATRSVIGRYTPEQIYSTKRDAIQEEIYIETRDILVDQYVQLNEVLVRDVTLPPTIKTAIEKKLKQEQESLEYEFKLIKESKEAERRKIDAEGKAEANRILNASLTSNILKEKGIEATVRLAESPNAKVVIIGNSADGMPIILGDSK, from the coding sequence ATGCAACAACAGCAACCTGAATTAAATTTAAAAAAGATTATACCTATCGCAGTCATCGTGTTTTCTGTCATACTTGTCATCGCATTATGGAGTAGAATGACAGTGAGCATTGAATCTGGAGAAGGTGGTGTGGAATTTCGATTTTTCACTGGTGTAAATACAGATGTCACCTATGGTGAAGGATTCCATTTTATCAATCCTTTAAATAAAATGTTTATTTATGATGTTCGACAGCAAGAAGTTTCAGAAAAGATGAGCGTTCTTTCTTCAAATGGATTGGAAATATCATTGGATATCTCCATGTGGTACCAGCCTGTTCATGAAAAACTAAGTGAACTTCATCAAGAAAAAGGCCAAGGGTACCTAAACTCTATTGTTCGTCCTTCTATTCGCTCAGCAACTAGATCAGTCATTGGTCGTTATACACCAGAGCAGATTTATTCGACTAAGAGAGATGCAATTCAAGAGGAAATTTATATTGAAACAAGAGATATCTTAGTCGATCAGTATGTGCAGTTAAATGAGGTATTGGTGAGAGACGTCACTCTTCCTCCCACCATTAAAACTGCCATTGAAAAGAAACTAAAACAAGAGCAAGAGTCTTTAGAATATGAATTTAAATTGATAAAAGAGTCTAAAGAAGCTGAAAGAAGAAAAATTGATGCAGAAGGAAAAGCAGAAGCTAATAGAATTCTAAACGCTAGTTTAACTTCAAATATTCTTAAAGAAAAAGGAATTGAAGCTACAGTTAGATTAGCTGAATCTCCTAATGCTAAAGTAGTTATCATTGGTAATTCTGCAGATGGAATGCCTATCATTTTAGGTGATAGTAAATAG
- a CDS encoding FKBP-type peptidyl-prolyl cis-trans isomerase, giving the protein MERRIIGLFTIVTLVFFSCNRGEYASYDKADSGLLYKIHEDKGSTKAKSGDYLTVEMTYFTNEDSLLFDAQGQTFPMRLEEPVFAGDINEALSLMGIGDSATFVIRADSFLMMNAKLTQLPKFVTEESKVVFHVKLHDIQTLEQLEMQEAKKREQARDAEAKTIEKYIKDNNISQEPTSTGLYFLPTKSSTGKKPRAGQTVKVHYTGKFLDGRVFDSSVSRGKPIEFKIGYGQVINGWDEGISMMRKGEEATFIIPSYLGYGEGRGEIPPYTTLLFDVKLIDIK; this is encoded by the coding sequence ATGGAAAGAAGAATTATTGGGTTGTTTACAATTGTAACATTGGTGTTTTTCTCGTGTAATAGAGGAGAATATGCGAGTTACGATAAAGCCGATAGTGGTTTATTGTATAAAATTCATGAGGATAAGGGGTCTACAAAAGCAAAGTCAGGTGATTATCTAACAGTTGAAATGACTTATTTCACTAATGAAGATTCTTTATTATTTGATGCTCAAGGACAAACTTTTCCAATGAGATTGGAAGAACCTGTTTTTGCTGGTGATATTAATGAAGCTTTATCTTTAATGGGAATTGGTGATAGTGCAACTTTTGTAATAAGAGCTGATAGTTTTTTAATGATGAATGCTAAACTTACACAGTTGCCTAAATTTGTAACTGAAGAAAGCAAAGTCGTTTTTCATGTAAAGCTTCATGATATTCAAACGCTGGAGCAATTAGAAATGCAAGAGGCTAAAAAACGTGAGCAAGCCAGAGATGCCGAAGCAAAAACGATAGAAAAATACATAAAGGATAATAATATTTCTCAAGAACCTACATCTACAGGTTTGTATTTCCTTCCAACTAAATCTAGTACTGGGAAAAAACCAAGAGCAGGGCAAACGGTGAAAGTTCATTATACGGGTAAGTTTCTTGATGGTCGTGTTTTTGATTCATCTGTATCGAGAGGTAAGCCTATTGAGTTTAAAATAGGCTACGGGCAAGTCATTAATGGTTGGGACGAAGGCATTTCAATGATGAGAAAAGGAGAGGAAGCTACTTTTATTATTCCTTCCTATTTAGGTTACGGTGAAGGTAGAGGCGAAATTCCTCCATACACTACTCTTCTTTTTGATGTGAAGCTTATAGATATTAAATAA
- a CDS encoding glycoside hydrolase family 3 N-terminal domain-containing protein, producing the protein MKKLLILALSLFSIILSYSQTTPKQQWVDSVYQSLNNSERFGQLLMIRANQESNKYIKSIDQYIKDYSIGGVCFFAGYPGEQLQQTEEWQRIAKIPLLIGIDGEWGLGMRLKETISYPFQMTLGSIYNDSLIYDMGYQIGLECKRMGIHMNFAPVVDINNNPNNPVINSRSFGDQPKNVATKASMYMSGLQDAGIIATAKHFPGHGDTGTDSHYTLPVVSHDKSRLDSVELFPFYELIENGLGGIMVAHLYVPVYEAEENVASTLSKNIITGLLRENMGFDGLIVTDALDMKGVTKYFPPGEIEVRALLAGNDILLLPENIPAAIDGLLEALSSGRISKSLLELSCKKILSYKYDAGLYEKPEFDFDHLIEDLNTPKGLALKEKLHEESITLITNHENILPLSCQKPVQLAIVSYGFEEGNTFENTAYRYSDASYFYPSKALTKTQNDSLFQILEKFETIIFNIGNTTIFPQRSFGITSAMMELIEKTNSEKTCIINLLGSPLAIKKFFINISDYEGFILGHQDNKMTRSLSAQMIFGALSFKGKLPVQINEKYPAGFGIQTAEKGIIKFGKAENQGINTIQLNKNIDSIVKAGINMKAFPGCQIVIAKNGYIIFQENYGFQTYDSLIAVNGETIYDIASITKVTSSIPSIMYLQDKKKVHPDTAISKYLTFLENTNKQNLTFRSILSHNAQLKSWIPFYWYNADSTGLLNHEVFQNEQSDEFKTRVAENLYITSEYAYEMYDTISNSDLRKRKGYKYSDLGYYWVPKIVEQNYNMPFENFVYEHFYKPLNLNHTRFHPRQYFDLEKIAPTENDTLFRKQIIRGDVHDPGAAMLGGVCGHAGLFSNAEDIAVIFQMYLQNGYYGGIQFFDTTTINEYTSYQHDGIENRRAMGFDKPFKKYDAYGPVCESASLSSFGHSGFTGTYVWADPEENLVYVFLSNRVYPRSDNYKISKFDIRTNIQQAIYDAIINRNFEK; encoded by the coding sequence ATGAAAAAACTGTTGATATTAGCCTTATCGCTATTTTCTATTATACTTTCCTATTCTCAAACTACACCAAAACAACAATGGGTTGATTCTGTTTATCAATCATTAAATAATTCAGAAAGGTTTGGACAATTACTGATGATTAGAGCAAATCAGGAATCCAATAAGTATATCAAAAGTATAGATCAATATATTAAAGATTATAGTATTGGAGGAGTCTGCTTTTTTGCAGGTTATCCTGGTGAACAATTACAGCAAACTGAAGAATGGCAGAGAATAGCCAAAATACCATTGCTTATTGGTATAGATGGAGAATGGGGATTAGGAATGCGCTTAAAAGAAACCATCTCCTACCCTTTTCAAATGACTTTAGGCTCAATTTATAATGACAGTTTAATATATGATATGGGTTATCAAATAGGATTAGAATGTAAGAGGATGGGTATCCATATGAATTTTGCTCCCGTAGTGGATATAAATAATAATCCAAACAATCCGGTGATTAACTCAAGAAGCTTTGGCGATCAACCCAAAAATGTAGCAACAAAAGCAAGCATGTATATGAGCGGTTTGCAGGATGCTGGAATTATAGCCACAGCAAAGCATTTTCCGGGACATGGTGATACTGGTACCGATTCTCATTATACTTTGCCTGTAGTATCTCATGACAAATCCCGCTTAGATTCTGTTGAATTATTTCCTTTTTATGAATTAATAGAAAATGGTTTAGGCGGGATTATGGTAGCTCATCTTTATGTTCCGGTATACGAAGCTGAAGAAAATGTAGCTTCTACTCTTTCAAAAAATATCATTACGGGCTTATTACGTGAGAATATGGGATTTGATGGATTAATAGTTACAGATGCCCTAGATATGAAAGGAGTCACTAAATATTTTCCTCCTGGAGAAATAGAAGTGAGAGCCCTTTTAGCTGGAAATGATATTTTATTATTGCCAGAGAATATTCCAGCGGCTATTGATGGCTTATTAGAAGCTTTGTCCTCAGGGAGAATTAGTAAATCACTATTAGAACTCAGTTGCAAGAAAATATTGAGCTATAAGTACGATGCTGGACTGTATGAAAAACCTGAATTTGATTTCGATCACCTAATAGAAGATTTAAACACTCCAAAAGGATTGGCCCTAAAAGAAAAACTTCATGAGGAATCTATCACATTAATTACGAACCATGAAAATATTTTACCATTATCTTGTCAGAAACCAGTGCAATTAGCTATAGTTAGTTATGGTTTTGAGGAGGGTAATACCTTTGAAAATACAGCATATAGATATAGTGATGCCAGCTATTTTTATCCTTCAAAAGCACTTACAAAAACTCAAAATGATTCCCTCTTCCAAATCCTCGAAAAATTTGAAACCATCATCTTTAATATTGGAAATACGACCATATTTCCTCAACGTTCTTTTGGAATTACATCGGCAATGATGGAGTTGATTGAAAAGACGAATTCTGAAAAAACATGTATTATCAATCTTTTAGGAAGTCCTTTAGCTATTAAAAAGTTCTTTATTAATATATCAGATTATGAGGGTTTTATATTAGGTCACCAAGATAACAAGATGACTAGAAGCCTTAGTGCTCAAATGATTTTTGGTGCATTATCGTTTAAAGGAAAGCTTCCTGTTCAAATTAATGAGAAATATCCTGCAGGTTTTGGGATTCAAACTGCAGAAAAAGGAATAATAAAATTTGGAAAAGCCGAGAATCAAGGTATTAACACTATTCAGCTAAATAAGAATATAGACAGTATCGTTAAAGCAGGAATTAATATGAAAGCTTTTCCGGGCTGTCAAATTGTAATAGCCAAAAATGGTTATATTATATTTCAAGAGAATTATGGATTTCAAACCTATGATTCATTAATAGCTGTCAATGGTGAAACCATTTACGATATTGCTTCTATCACCAAAGTCACTTCCAGTATTCCAAGTATTATGTATTTGCAGGATAAAAAAAAAGTCCACCCAGATACAGCCATTTCTAAATACTTGACGTTTTTAGAAAACACCAATAAGCAAAATCTAACATTCCGAAGCATCCTCAGTCATAATGCTCAATTAAAGTCTTGGATTCCATTCTATTGGTATAATGCCGATAGCACTGGATTATTAAACCACGAGGTTTTTCAAAATGAGCAAAGTGATGAATTTAAGACTCGTGTGGCAGAAAATCTTTATATCACATCTGAATATGCTTATGAGATGTATGATACTATCAGTAATAGTGACTTAAGGAAAAGAAAAGGCTATAAATACAGTGACTTAGGCTATTATTGGGTTCCTAAAATTGTGGAACAAAATTATAATATGCCTTTTGAAAACTTTGTTTATGAGCATTTCTATAAGCCTTTAAACCTAAATCATACCCGGTTTCATCCACGCCAATATTTTGACCTAGAGAAAATTGCTCCTACGGAAAACGATACCCTTTTTCGAAAGCAGATTATAAGAGGCGATGTTCACGATCCTGGAGCAGCCATGCTTGGTGGTGTTTGTGGTCATGCTGGGTTGTTTTCTAATGCTGAAGATATTGCTGTCATCTTTCAAATGTATTTGCAGAATGGGTATTATGGAGGAATCCAGTTTTTTGATACTACGACGATAAATGAATATACCAGCTATCAGCATGATGGTATTGAGAACCGAAGAGCCATGGGTTTTGACAAGCCTTTTAAAAAATACGATGCCTATGGACCTGTCTGTGAGTCTGCTAGTTTGAGTAGTTTTGGTCACAGTGGTTTTACAGGAACTTATGTTTGGGCTGACCCAGAAGAGAATTTAGTTTATGTTTTTCTTTCCAATAGAGTTTATCCTAGAAGCGATAATTATAAAATTAGCAAATTCGATATTCGCACAAATATTCAACAAGCTATATATGATGCCATAATAAATCGTAACTTTGAAAAATAA
- a CDS encoding FKBP-type peptidyl-prolyl cis-trans isomerase, whose translation MKVSFFIFIILLSLVSCQNHENDQKPKNRLSNKVIKDKLVKTNQFLVKAEEQNIIDYIARHQYKMTETGSGLFYEIYKKGRGVQAEKGKVAVLNFSISLLNGKTIYRSEEKGVKEFLIGKGRVESGLEEGILLLHVGDRARIIIPSHLAFGLLGDLNKIPEKATIIYDLELVNLK comes from the coding sequence ATGAAAGTTTCCTTCTTTATATTTATTATACTTTTATCTTTGGTTTCTTGCCAAAACCATGAGAACGATCAAAAACCAAAAAATAGATTATCGAATAAAGTTATTAAAGACAAATTAGTTAAAACCAATCAGTTTTTGGTAAAAGCTGAAGAACAGAATATTATAGATTATATCGCTCGTCATCAATACAAAATGACAGAAACAGGCTCTGGTTTGTTTTATGAGATCTATAAAAAAGGGAGAGGAGTTCAGGCCGAGAAAGGGAAAGTTGCGGTATTGAATTTCTCCATTAGCTTATTAAATGGGAAAACGATTTATCGTTCTGAAGAAAAGGGGGTAAAAGAGTTTCTAATAGGAAAAGGTAGGGTAGAAAGTGGTTTAGAAGAAGGTATATTATTACTCCATGTGGGTGACCGTGCAAGAATTATTATACCTTCGCATCTTGCTTTTGGATTGCTTGGTGATTTGAATAAAATCCCAGAAAAAGCTACCATCATATATGATTTAGAGTTAGTTAATTTAAAATGA